The nucleotide sequence ATCAGAAAGTATTCACAATTCattattttcccaagaaaattattttacaacttaCCTCACCGTGAGAAAATTTATGCTAGAGGTCAAGAAGGGTATTACTATGGGTaataactcattttatttctaattatagtaccctacccacacacacacaggaaaactgctttcctctACTAACATGGTTACACTGTTAGGTGTCCTTATCATTTAACAAAACCATGCAAGCGTCTTTTCATTTCAGGTCACAACTATCTCACGAGTTCTTCATATTTTGTGCATTCTCCCTTTTAAAGCATCAGTGTTTATGACTGAACACTGTTGAGAACAAAAGCAGGTTCTTCTTGCCTTTCATGTACAATACCATATttgcaaatactgcagaaaaaaattgtatgaagtttaataaaatgtttccactACTAGAAATACAAGAGTTAGCTTACTAATAAATAACTTATAAAAACTAGTTTGAGAAGTATTTTGGACTTCAATCACCTGGTAATAGCCTTTGCTCATCTAAGAGCAGACTCCCGTGCTCCTGTCCAGCGCATTCAAATTACACATTAAACAGCTGTTACAAAACAGGTAGTGACGGTGATTAACATAGGCTATGACTATCGCAAGCTATCTGCATGTCTGTTTTAAGTCCGTATCTCTCTACTTAGCAATACCACAAGCTACTAATTAGTGAGGGTTGGGCACCCTCTGTATTAAGAATTTGTAGCTTGGGTGTAGTGCATCAAAGCAGTGAAAGCTCAGAGCACACACTTAGCAAGAACTGCAATGTAATACCATGTCTGAAACTTTGAAGAAGGTGTAGAAATACAAGCTAAATGCTAGGTAAATACAGACAATACACACCAATCAATGAAACTTACTTGAATATATTCAATCTCTTCGTCTGACATaagtttccttctgtatttctgaggTAAGGTTCTTGCTAATTCAGAAGTGTCTGGTGTACCTTGTACTCTACTAACAGGTGAAATACTTTGAAAGGCCGGTGATCTGCCTCCTACAGAGTCCTGTGCTTTTGAAGCATGGAGAGACGGCACACTTGCTTGTAGAGATTCCTGTACCGAAACCCACATTGCAAGACCATTTACAGAaatataacaagactgtaaaattaattaatgagCAGGCAATAAAAGTTACCAGTTATTgacaattttcttcattataacaAATACCTAAAAGAATTGAGACACTCTGCTTCTCACAAcctgcttttattgtttttaaatatatcaagagCAAAGTGAAAAAATTCTGACAATGAGAGAAAGCATGTTTAAGTGGCAGAAATACTGATGTGGAAACAGAAGATAAATCAGCATATAACCTAACAAAGGCTTTTTCACTGGGAAGCTGTACTTACAGAAGAAGCATAAAGTaccataaatgtgtgtgtgtaggcaATTATGTAGAAAGATAAACAAAGATAAATCACTAAGATCCACTGAGATGATGCTTTTTGTGTACTGCGACTGTAAAGACAGACAAGTGAAAAAGAGGTAGAGGCTTACAGAACAATAAAGCTCACAGCTATGACATATCACAACATGCAATGCAGTATTGTAcccatttttaatattacaaaatgGCACCATATCAAATTTTGTTAATGATGTGCAAAATGACCACCAAATATCGGGCATCAGCAATCAATGTTTATGAAATGCAGAGACCAAGGAGTGCATCAAGTACTTTATGCGTGAGGCCCAGAAGGTAGGCTTAAGGAATTCCCATTAGAGAAGTCGCCTTGAGTTTGAGGACAGGAGAAGAGATGACAAAAGGGCAGTGTTGTCAAAGTCAGCATTCTGAACCTTAGGTCTGTCCCACCATGGCTGATTTTACACTGGAAGTATGCAATTACCCCACCAGCCAGGACCAAGTCTCACAGCAGTATGTTTACTTCATGAGCACTCAGACCTCTCTACATAAGGTTAAAACACCTGATAAAGCAGAATGCTTCCGCAGCAAGTCCCTCTCAGTGCTCCTGAAAAACGAGCAAGACAGATGAAACATCTAACGTCTGGGACAGAGGGACTATATAATTGTAAAATAAGCAGCATCAAGACTGGATGAGTCAAAGAATGTGAGAAGTTAAAATACCACAGCAttgcctgcctctctccctcctgcctccaacAAGACCAATGAGGACAAAGGAGAGGAGCCAGTTTTGGCCACAGTGAGTCTGAGTCAATGGCAGTATTGGGACATCAAACACCTACAGCAATGTGATCAAACcttattggtaaaaaaaaaaaaccacgccacCATTGAGAGGCATATTCAGATGTTCTCAGTCTGAAGACTGTATCTGAAAGTCCCAAGTTGATCAGGTGGTTCAGGAACAATGGAAGGTCCCACGcagagtgaagaggaagagagtCCATTGGAAGGAGCATATTCTGAACAGGGCGAGCaaactatttttgtttcaagaaataacACACCTTCTATGTGAAAagtttctccaggtttttttcaTACACCACAAAAATGTCTAGAGATTGCCAAGGATTTTCCTCTACTGTATGTTTTAGTCTGAAGTGTAGTTGGAGTAGATGCATTAGCcaattaaaaacatcagaagtCAAGACTCCAAAGTACCAGACTTAATACTGCTGTTGCTTTAGCTCAGATACAGTCTCTACTacattcttcccttccctgttcgAGACCCGTCATGTTGCAGTAGTAATATGGTAAAAGAATTTGGCTAGCCTTTCAAGCACCCACACCCCTCAAAGCTTAGTCTtgatctgcagagctctgtttgGCTACGTAGAAGCAACAGTCTGGCACAGTGAAACACAGTTACTGCTACAGCATTCAAGCAAGATGAGGTAGATTGCAATTTACTAATGACATGACAGAACCTCATTAAGGTAGAAAAGTCTAACATGCTTAAAAGATACAGTCACAAAAATCTTCTGATGCAGAGATAAACGAGGTAAGTAACATGTTTTCAAGGCTTTGAGAAAGCACTGGCATGAGAGGTGGTGCATTTGGCTGAACGGTACACAACATACAGAATTCTGACAGAAAGTTATTGCAGAAAATAGTTCCTGAAGAGTTCACAGGTAAGTCAGAAGTGGCACTGATGTGCTCTGTAGATACTTTGTAATGTTAATGGATAAACTAAACTTAAAGCTGAATCACAAACGAGATAACGCTGCAGCAAATAATGTGGTACAGTACGATTTCTAAACAAGTGAGAATAATATAACAGCTTCTTAAGATGTCTCCTACTTtagtttcaaatgttttgttgaCTCAAAAGGAGTATCAACATACCACTCATATAACTTTGGTGTCTAAATGTAAGCATATTGGGAATCCTCTAAATATCAACATAGCTATGGGtataaaaattaatgtcaaagattgcaatgaaattgattttttctcAGCCTTAACTAGTAGCACAAGGAAACGCTTCTTAAAATGTACAGTGGAATGGCTCTCCCAGCTATAATCTGGGTTTTAAATACCACAGACATCACACGctccaactaaaaaaaagaagagacgaGGAAAATGCAGCAACATTTCTGCAAGTACCACCGAATGCCTAAAGCTGCTTCAAACTGACTTGGGCACAATCCTTTCAAGCAAATATTAGTATTCAGAAAAATGGGACTTTATATGAGTAGAAAAGCAACACTTGAAATCTTTGTGAATCTGCCTTGACCAAGAAACAAAGCCATGCATGTATTATGTATATTCCCACAGCTGTATAGAGTCTGAAGAGTCAAAGCATTGCCTTCAAACTAGAACAACTGTGTTTCAGAAACCCTGCTCAAAATCAGTTGAGTCGTGtagctgaagcagaaaaactgTGTGCTGGTTCTTATATAAACAGTTAATGCAAAGAAAGGCGGCACAAGTTGTATCTAGAGATTAAATAACTTACTTTTAGGTCTGGGACTACTTTTTCTGTCCGGGAACTTAATTAACGGAGTATGTGGCTTGACTACCTAGAACAAGGCAAGGTAGCAGGAGAAACAGGgagagtaaaatatatttctagacaCACATTACCTTTGCAATAATAAAATGGAACATACAACGTATTAAACAACCACTTCTATACCACTGCTTTCTGCACCACCGCTCTGATAAACTTATTACCTATTAACATTCTATGTTCACCTGCAGAGACACTTCACCCTTAAAGGCAGTCCTCCACCCTAACGTCCTGAGCAGGAACAAGcgttctcctccttttctcacagCAGTCAGCGTGTGTGTGCGCAGAAACGGCTACCGCAATGGCATAAACACAATTATAAAGTTTCAGCACAAGAACGGCGAGCTGTGCTCTGCCGGTACGTGTTTGTTCAGCTGGCTGGATGGGACTGACGAGGTCCGGTAAGACAAGACTGTAAATTATAAAGCTTGGGAGTCGAAGCCACACTGCTTATTTTTCAAGCGCGTCTTTTGAAGAAGACCCCACGTCTCGCCTTCACCTTGAAGAGGGATGGCTTAGAAAGGAGCTGCCGGCTAGCCCCCTCCCCTCTTGAACAGCCCACCGATGGGTGCGGGCTGCCCTGTAGCATCCTTTGGTACTAGAGAACCAGGCCACCGGCATCAAATGACCGGCGACACCGGGCGGGCCCTACCGCGCGCCTCCTCCCTCCGCGCCAAGGACACCGGCCCCCCCAGCGGCGCCTCAGGCCCCGGCCGCCTCAGGCCTGGGCGGCAGCACGCGAGGCGAGGCCCGCCGCCCCAGCCGGGCTCCCGgccccagccaccccctccccgggccgtcCGCCCCCCGCCGTTACCTGAACGACCCTAGTGGCGGCCGCCATCTTACTGCCCGTGGtgaccccccgccgccgcgccgcgccccgccacCCGCGCCTGAGGGGCAGCGCCGGGCCACGCCCACAGGGCGCGGCACCGCCCACAGGGGGGCGTGGCCCGGCGCAGGGCTGTGTCAAAAACCGACTACGGCAAACCTGAGGGGCGGCgccttaaaaggaaaacaaccaaCGGCAACAAAACCCGCTTCAAGAtagcctgttttattttcattccatcaAGAGACCTGCCATCCACCTTTTTAAAGCTAATAATCACGTGCCAagccaaaagtaaaaatattttaacacattacACGCATAAAAACATGAACGAGtttcttcaggcaaaaaaatgaaaacacaattgtCAATGCAAAACCATATTTAGAATACTGCTTAGCTGAGTATTCAATGGCATGAACTCAATGCTTCCACTTCACGTGCATTTTCCCTAGTGGTGTCATATTTTGCTACGTGGGACGGCACCTACAGATTGCGTCTACAGCTGGATGCTCTGCTTCACTAATCAGCATATAGCACAGTCACAAGTGGCTGTTACAATCAAGAACTACAAACTTTTCGCTGTTTAAAGTTATACataatactttaataaaaaagcttaaaaaaaaaaaacaccaaagagtGACTTAACTAACTTTTCCAGTCTGAGCTTTCCaccaggggcagagcagggtcctggaTCTTGTCTGAGCTCTGCAGACTGCTGGTGCCCAGGGAGTGAGGACAGACATGACAGGGCCTTGGTTTAAGCCAAATTTTACAAAAAAGCTTGTGTGGATATATGGATTAttcttcttgtgtttctgctgccttgcagagggaGATGAGCACCTGGGACAGGACAGCTACAAAGCGGCTCTTCAGGTAGTTTCACCAGCTACGCTACCTGTTCAAACATTCATTGTGTGCCAAGAATTAAATTTCACTTCAAAGAGTTGCATGGCCACGTTCTGAGTCTCTTGAGAGAACAACAACTACCAGAAAGGTTACATTTTCAAATTCCTAAAGTGAGATTAATATGCATTATGAAAGCAATCAAGTTTAGTCCATTGATTACATACACTATATAAGATTAAACAGTATCTCTCCTGAATCACAGCAAATAGACATCATCTTCAAGCTGTAGAACAATTGCCTTCAAAGATGGATCTTCTGCCCAGTTAACTCTGCTTGCAATTATGATACTCTGTAAGAAGGAAAGATTATTGgttaaaaaaagcccttaaaaaggATTATTCCTAGTAAAACCTCTCAAAAGCtgcccattttttaatttagaagccCTTGAAATTCACAGCAGTGTTTGAAGTAGGCGGgatgaagggaaagaggaggaagggaagtatTGTTTTAGATCCTATTGTCAATACATAGGCAAAAAACCCGCAAAAGCAGTGCTTTGAATTTCCTagaggatattttttttgttttttaaacacatggaATAAAGTTTGCCTCAAACACAAGATAACACAGTTAATGTTCTCACCCTGCCAATCTGGATTGAAAATGGGAATTACTAAATTTAACCAAAGAAGATTTGCTCTACTCACAGCTCAGAAGATTTCaggaatacaaaaccagaagataatTCTAGGAATCTAATCTAAAACCcactaaaatgtttaatttctcgTTCTCAATTTGAGATATAACATTGTTACTAATGCAAACTAGTAGTAGACATAACAGGTAATATGAAAACCGGTGGCTCACTTTCTGTCCTTGAAATTCTCCGATCATTCAAATTCACGACATGGTTATATCCTGTGTTCTACCTGAAGCTGTCCAAtatgttctctcttttccccagcctatattttttaaataaacttagtGTGCACTGAACGGGATTTCATAACCCATTTGCAGATAAACTCAAGAGTACTGCAATTGCAATTTACCATTCACTGTGCCTCCCATCTTTCTACTTAAGCCACTGATCTGTGGACCCAGGTGAAGGAAGCCAGGACAAGTCACACAGTGAGACGCAGAGTACCAGACTGCAGCACAGCGTATGTGAGCTTTACTTGAGCCCCTtggagcagaggatgctgcaggaggcccttccacccaccccaaatcatgaggttttcttcctcactttGCATGACTCCACACTCCACATgacctgccagccagctccatggATACACACTCGTCAGCAGCCTCTGATATGTGGGTAACCAAAAGGTTGAAGGCTACACCACTGAAAGTATTTCGAGACTGGCCATGGCTGCAGGCCAAGGCTTTCACAAGGCTGCAGTGGGCGATGCAAACAGAGAAGCGCATGTGGTCGGAAGGGGCAGACTGAGAGCAGCAGTCTGGCTTGCTGGTATCACGGGATTAAGACCTACTTATTTTTCCTAACCATAAGATGGGGAAACTGATCTGGAGGGGTGTAGGGTGACAGCATAAGGAAAGACAGCCACTTCTGTGACAGATATTCTCtgagaaaatggattatttttgtaCCTTTAAGGGAACAAAGGAATAAAGATAGACAGACCATCTCTAAACTCTGTAAATAATTATTCCAAAGAAGTTTGTGATGATTTCAtgcttttagcttttaaagcactAAAGTTTTCCTTTCATACAGCAGTTTTT is from Harpia harpyja isolate bHarHar1 chromosome Z, bHarHar1 primary haplotype, whole genome shotgun sequence and encodes:
- the LOC128137632 gene encoding alpha-ketoglutarate dehydrogenase component 4-like yields the protein MAAATRVVQVVKPHTPLIKFPDRKSSPRPKIQESLQASVPSLHASKAQDSVGGRSPAFQSISPVSRVQGTPDTSELARTLPQKYRRKLMSDEEIEYIQRGGPE